One Methanomicrobia archaeon DNA segment encodes these proteins:
- a CDS encoding transcriptional regulator — MSEEVGFEEIVRSLRRSRVRTEILMYLYKIYPGASYPAEISRNTGIDSTNILGGLRGMSSRFGESHSLLKQGVVEKLERGDATYYRLSERGKALVESLQET, encoded by the coding sequence ATGAGCGAGGAAGTGGGTTTTGAGGAGATCGTGCGATCTCTCAGAAGGAGCAGAGTAAGGACTGAGATTCTCATGTATTTGTATAAAATCTATCCGGGCGCTTCGTATCCCGCGGAGATATCCAGGAACACCGGGATAGACTCTACCAATATCCTTGGCGGCTTGAGAGGGATGAGCAGCAGGTTCGGAGAGTCACATTCTCTGCTCAAGCAGGGGGTTGTGGAGAAGCTTGAGCGTGGAGACGCAACCTACTACCGGCTTTCAGAGCGCGGTAAAGCGTTGGTAGAGAGCCTGCAAGAGACTTAG
- a CDS encoding response regulator, translating to MKKRILIVEDALYMREMLVEMLGAEEEEYEVVGFAVNGKEAVAKYKDLTPDLVTMDLVMEEMDGIQAIREIKKYDPNALILVITALGTPEQRNEALEAGADEYLWKPFTVKNLSDMLRKLLRKEKE from the coding sequence GTGAAAAAGCGGATTTTGATTGTAGAAGATGCGCTCTACATGCGAGAGATGCTGGTTGAGATGTTGGGAGCGGAAGAGGAGGAATACGAAGTGGTAGGCTTTGCTGTTAACGGAAAGGAAGCCGTGGCGAAGTATAAAGACTTAACGCCTGACCTTGTCACCATGGATCTGGTCATGGAGGAGATGGACGGGATTCAAGCGATACGGGAGATTAAAAAATATGACCCGAATGCTTTGATTCTCGTCATCACTGCATTGGGCACGCCGGAGCAGCGGAATGAAGCGCTGGAAGCAGGAGCAGATGAATACCTGTGGAAACCATTCACGGTAAAAAACCTCTCAGATATGCTTAGAAAACTGTTGAGAAAAGAGAAGGAATGA
- a CDS encoding Na(+)/H(+) antiporter subunit D — protein MVDIGSIGSVPPALIYLAGAALLPLLGTGKVRKVYLIVLAALGLIGVALIKPQTTWVFSVLPGFELTFLHADSLSILMGYIFVIIGAVAILYSLELVKESGELVCGLFYLGSALGAVFAGDFFTLYIFWEIMAFSSLGLIWYSRTERATNAGMRYILFHLFGGCALLGGILIHYMNTGSIAVGPVELGMGYLLLLIGIGVNTAFIPLHSWLPDSYPKATIAGAVFMCVFTTKTGVYVLARTFPGVEAVAYMGGVMCLYGVVFALLQNDVRKLLSYHIVSQVGYMVAGIGIGTYIGINGGMAHVFNHILYKALLFMCMGAVIYATGKHNLTELGGLAKKMPITMITCIIAALSISGAPGFNGYVSKGMVIHAAELEGMHVLALALIMGSVGTALSFLKLTYFTFFRSNDELAAKEAPWPMLIAMSVTAFLCVALGVYPQLLYGILPYADVAFHYHPYALGHTILTLELLMVTAVGFVMLRSVFSPHERVSYDIDHLYRKAGRGFIWLCEQPLVTVADFIDKGLLRIADALVWFGKNPTAASRVLAAMVTAAVLRPFTYTTQYEQDLERLKRLSAEEPVVSVNLGTGVLLVVIFFTLYLIVYLTHGVFWV, from the coding sequence ATGGTTGATATAGGGAGCATTGGAAGCGTACCTCCTGCGCTCATTTATCTTGCAGGAGCGGCATTACTCCCCTTGCTCGGAACGGGTAAGGTGAGGAAGGTTTATCTTATCGTCCTTGCTGCACTCGGATTGATCGGTGTGGCGTTGATAAAACCGCAAACGACCTGGGTATTCTCTGTTCTTCCGGGATTTGAGCTGACCTTCCTGCATGCCGATAGCTTGAGCATCCTAATGGGCTATATATTTGTGATAATCGGTGCTGTTGCAATTTTATACTCGTTAGAGCTGGTAAAAGAGAGCGGGGAACTCGTCTGTGGTTTGTTCTATCTTGGAAGCGCTCTGGGCGCGGTATTTGCCGGCGACTTCTTCACGCTCTACATATTCTGGGAGATCATGGCGTTCTCCTCGCTCGGATTGATCTGGTACAGCCGAACGGAGCGTGCGACAAACGCGGGGATGCGTTATATTCTGTTTCACCTGTTTGGCGGTTGTGCGCTGCTCGGCGGAATATTAATCCATTACATGAACACCGGCTCCATTGCCGTGGGCCCGGTCGAGCTGGGTATGGGCTATCTGCTGCTTCTTATCGGCATAGGCGTGAACACGGCATTTATACCGCTGCATTCCTGGCTACCGGATTCATACCCGAAGGCGACGATAGCAGGCGCGGTATTCATGTGTGTCTTTACGACGAAGACAGGAGTATACGTGCTGGCGAGGACCTTTCCGGGTGTGGAAGCGGTAGCGTATATGGGTGGTGTGATGTGTCTCTACGGAGTTGTATTCGCACTACTGCAGAATGACGTGAGAAAGCTTCTATCGTATCATATCGTCAGTCAGGTCGGTTATATGGTGGCAGGAATAGGAATAGGGACGTATATCGGGATAAACGGAGGAATGGCACACGTTTTCAACCATATCCTGTACAAGGCGCTCCTGTTCATGTGTATGGGTGCCGTGATATACGCAACGGGGAAACACAATCTCACAGAGCTGGGTGGGCTGGCGAAGAAGATGCCAATAACGATGATAACGTGTATTATAGCGGCATTATCCATTTCCGGTGCGCCGGGCTTTAACGGCTACGTAAGTAAGGGCATGGTAATCCATGCTGCTGAATTAGAAGGGATGCACGTGCTTGCGCTGGCGTTGATTATGGGCTCGGTCGGCACGGCTTTGTCCTTCTTGAAACTCACGTATTTCACCTTTTTCAGGAGCAACGACGAACTAGCAGCGAAAGAAGCACCGTGGCCAATGCTCATCGCCATGAGCGTTACCGCGTTCCTGTGCGTTGCTCTTGGCGTGTATCCGCAACTGCTCTATGGAATACTGCCGTATGCAGATGTGGCGTTCCACTACCATCCCTACGCACTGGGGCATACGATACTCACCCTGGAGTTACTGATGGTGACCGCAGTGGGATTCGTCATGCTCCGATCCGTATTCTCACCACACGAGCGCGTATCCTACGACATAGATCATCTGTACAGGAAAGCGGGCCGGGGCTTTATATGGCTCTGTGAACAACCGTTAGTGACCGTTGCTGATTTCATAGACAAGGGCTTGTTGAGAATTGCTGATGCTCTTGTGTGGTTCGGTAAGAATCCAACGGCGGCGTCACGAGTGCTGGCGGCTATGGTGACCGCAGCGGTACTGAGACCGTTCACTTATACGACCCAATACGAGCAGGATTTGGAGCGACTCAAGCGGCTGTCAGCAGAGGAACCAGTGGTAAGCGTAAACTTAGGAACCGGCGTGCTGCTCGTCGTCATATTCTTCACGCTCTATCTGATCGTTTATCTGACGCACGGGGTGTTCTGGGTTTAG